A window from Carassius gibelio isolate Cgi1373 ecotype wild population from Czech Republic chromosome B3, carGib1.2-hapl.c, whole genome shotgun sequence encodes these proteins:
- the LOC127952781 gene encoding galactose-specific lectin nattectin-like isoform X1: MAVWPLCLSFFLLFALDASEATPLNGTSNETALLTGISDEAAPLDCRSNGTCTLVRQATCESGWSAYEGRCFRFFNFQLSWIDAEKQCLGYDGNLASVHSYEEYMFVQFMIKSQTQASTPAWIGGYDAVSEGTWLWSDGSKLDQEIWAPSQPDNTNRDEHCLMMNYQPSSNWNDNPCHVKKPYVCVKKYTRAFKFNVKL, from the exons ATGGCAGTCTGGCCtctttgtctgtctttctttctgctcTTTGCTCTGGATGCTTCAG AGGCAACACCTCTTAATGGCACAAGCAATG aGACAGCACTTCTTACTGGCATAAGCGATG aGGCAGCACCTCTTGATTGCAGAAGCAATG GGACCTGTACCCTGGTCAGACAAG CAACCTGTGAAAGTGGATGGTCTGCATATGAAGGTAGATGCTTCCGCTTTTTTAACTTTCAGCTTTCCTGGATTGATGCAGAG AAACAGTGTTTGGGCTACGATGGGAACCTGGCCTCTGTACACAGTTATGAGGAGTACATGTTCGTACAGTTCATGATTAAATCTCAAACTCAAGCTTCAACTCCGGCCTGGATAGGAGGCTATGACGCTGTTTCA GAGGGAACATGGCTGTGGAGTGATGGATCAAAACTGGACCAAGAGATATGGGCTCCTTCACAACCTGACAATACCAATAGAGACGAGCACTGTCTTATGATGAACTATCAAC CCTCGAGCAACTGGAATGACAACCCCTGTCATGTTAAAAAGccttatgtgtgtgtgaagaaatACACTCGAGCATTTAAGTTTAATGTAAAATTGTGA
- the LOC127952781 gene encoding galactose-specific lectin nattectin-like isoform X3 yields MAVWPLCLSFFLLFALDASETALLTGISDEAAPLDCRSNGTCTLVRQATCESGWSAYEGRCFRFFNFQLSWIDAEKQCLGYDGNLASVHSYEEYMFVQFMIKSQTQASTPAWIGGYDAVSEGTWLWSDGSKLDQEIWAPSQPDNTNRDEHCLMMNYQPSSNWNDNPCHVKKPYVCVKKYTRAFKFNVKL; encoded by the exons ATGGCAGTCTGGCCtctttgtctgtctttctttctgctcTTTGCTCTGGATGCTTCAG aGACAGCACTTCTTACTGGCATAAGCGATG aGGCAGCACCTCTTGATTGCAGAAGCAATG GGACCTGTACCCTGGTCAGACAAG CAACCTGTGAAAGTGGATGGTCTGCATATGAAGGTAGATGCTTCCGCTTTTTTAACTTTCAGCTTTCCTGGATTGATGCAGAG AAACAGTGTTTGGGCTACGATGGGAACCTGGCCTCTGTACACAGTTATGAGGAGTACATGTTCGTACAGTTCATGATTAAATCTCAAACTCAAGCTTCAACTCCGGCCTGGATAGGAGGCTATGACGCTGTTTCA GAGGGAACATGGCTGTGGAGTGATGGATCAAAACTGGACCAAGAGATATGGGCTCCTTCACAACCTGACAATACCAATAGAGACGAGCACTGTCTTATGATGAACTATCAAC CCTCGAGCAACTGGAATGACAACCCCTGTCATGTTAAAAAGccttatgtgtgtgtgaagaaatACACTCGAGCATTTAAGTTTAATGTAAAATTGTGA
- the LOC127952781 gene encoding galactose-specific lectin nattectin-like isoform X7, with protein MAVWPLCLSFFLLFALDASEATPLNGTSNGTCTLVRQATCESGWSAYEGRCFRFFNFQLSWIDAEKQCLGYDGNLASVHSYEEYMFVQFMIKSQTQASTPAWIGGYDAVSEGTWLWSDGSKLDQEIWAPSQPDNTNRDEHCLMMNYQPSSNWNDNPCHVKKPYVCVKKYTRAFKFNVKL; from the exons ATGGCAGTCTGGCCtctttgtctgtctttctttctgctcTTTGCTCTGGATGCTTCAG AGGCAACACCTCTTAATGGCACAAGCAATG GGACCTGTACCCTGGTCAGACAAG CAACCTGTGAAAGTGGATGGTCTGCATATGAAGGTAGATGCTTCCGCTTTTTTAACTTTCAGCTTTCCTGGATTGATGCAGAG AAACAGTGTTTGGGCTACGATGGGAACCTGGCCTCTGTACACAGTTATGAGGAGTACATGTTCGTACAGTTCATGATTAAATCTCAAACTCAAGCTTCAACTCCGGCCTGGATAGGAGGCTATGACGCTGTTTCA GAGGGAACATGGCTGTGGAGTGATGGATCAAAACTGGACCAAGAGATATGGGCTCCTTCACAACCTGACAATACCAATAGAGACGAGCACTGTCTTATGATGAACTATCAAC CCTCGAGCAACTGGAATGACAACCCCTGTCATGTTAAAAAGccttatgtgtgtgtgaagaaatACACTCGAGCATTTAAGTTTAATGTAAAATTGTGA